The Candidatus Rokuibacteriota bacterium genome window below encodes:
- a CDS encoding GvpL/GvpF family gas vesicle protein, protein TEERIRIGQTVKARLDQMREERAAEIVEALKPLAWDICAHALLDDRMILNTAFLVDGTKEGEVSETLEQLNDRYCDSVDFRCVGPLPPYSFGTVEIKTFEFETIDRARGLLGLPEDACLAEIRDAYRRLVQQCHPDHAPRQAGEAGHDAAGSFEAVTEAYRLLGEYRRVGSSFRARDVREVVAVRLLQRAQEPGGA, encoded by the coding sequence CCACGGAAGAGCGGATCAGGATCGGCCAGACGGTCAAGGCGCGGCTGGACCAGATGCGAGAAGAGCGGGCGGCTGAGATCGTCGAAGCCCTCAAGCCCCTGGCCTGGGATATCTGCGCTCACGCCCTCCTGGACGACAGGATGATCCTCAACACGGCCTTCCTGGTGGACGGGACCAAGGAAGGAGAGGTCAGCGAAACCCTGGAGCAGCTCAACGATCGCTACTGCGACTCGGTCGATTTCCGATGTGTGGGGCCTCTGCCGCCCTACAGCTTCGGTACCGTGGAGATCAAGACGTTCGAGTTTGAGACCATCGACCGGGCGCGGGGGCTCCTGGGACTCCCTGAGGACGCCTGCTTGGCCGAGATCAGGGATGCGTATCGGCGACTCGTCCAACAGTGCCACCCGGACCATGCCCCCCGGCAGGCCGGCGAGGCCGGCCACGACGCGGCCGGGTCGTTTGAGGCGGTGACCGAGGCCTACCGGCTCCTGGGGGAGTACCGCCGGGTGGGCTCGTCCTTTCGCGCGCGGGACGTGAGGGAGGTAGTGGCGGTGAGGCTCCTCCAGCGGGCTCAGGAGCCCGGCGGTGCGTGA
- a CDS encoding GvpL/GvpF family gas vesicle protein — protein sequence MREEGKYLYGIIGTKEERNLGPIGMGGEDVETIAYRDLSAVISNAPLGKYVVSKENLLAHERVIEQAMREFTVLPVRFCTVAANAEEIRRLLERRYQELRHLLRDMDGRVELGVKAFWRNMELIFQELVDENEKLKRLKAEIAERPSRQTHAQRIAIGEMVQAALEAKKEREGEELLRALKKLSVDWRLNRTIGDKMLFNAAFLVDRAREKEFDDLMERLDLRYRARIKFAYVGPVPPYNFVNITLRPDE from the coding sequence GTGCGTGAGGAGGGGAAGTACCTCTACGGAATCATCGGGACGAAGGAGGAGCGGAACTTGGGCCCCATCGGCATGGGCGGCGAAGATGTGGAGACCATCGCCTACCGCGACCTGAGCGCAGTCATCAGCAATGCTCCGCTGGGAAAATACGTGGTCTCCAAAGAGAACCTCCTGGCCCACGAGCGGGTAATCGAGCAGGCCATGAGGGAGTTCACCGTGCTGCCGGTCAGGTTCTGCACCGTGGCGGCCAACGCTGAGGAGATCCGGCGGCTCCTGGAGCGGCGGTACCAGGAACTGAGGCACCTCCTGCGGGACATGGACGGCAGGGTCGAGCTGGGGGTCAAGGCCTTCTGGCGAAACATGGAGCTCATCTTCCAGGAGCTGGTAGACGAGAACGAGAAGCTCAAGCGCCTGAAGGCGGAGATTGCCGAGAGGCCCTCTCGGCAGACGCACGCCCAGCGGATCGCCATCGGAGAGATGGTTCAGGCCGCCCTGGAAGCGAAGAAGGAGCGCGAAGGAGAGGAGCTCCTCAGGGCGTTGAAGAAGCTCTCTGTTGATTGGCGTCTTAACCGGACCATCGGAGACAAGATGCTTTTTAACGCCGCCTTCCTGGTGGATCGGGCCAGGGAGAAAGAGTTCGACGACCTGATGGAGCGACTGGACCTCCGGTACCGGGCGCGGATCAAGTTCGCCTACGTGGGGCCGGTGCCGCCTTACAACTTCGTCAACATCACCCTCAGGCCTGACGAGTGA